One segment of Rosa chinensis cultivar Old Blush chromosome 6, RchiOBHm-V2, whole genome shotgun sequence DNA contains the following:
- the LOC112172750 gene encoding amidophosphoribosyltransferase, chloroplastic, translated as MAAAKPSPISSSISRPTPLHLTPPQSSPSFSPKTLPKPSYPHRTSLSHSSLSHAHHSSFTARSQNPISSFFSSTKQHPDGRSIDYDDDEKPREECGVVGIYGDPEASRLCYLALHALQHRGQEGAGIVCVQDNVLQSITGVGLVSEVFNQSKLDQLPGDLAIGHVRYSTAGQSMLKNVQPFVAGYRFGSVGVAHNGNLVNYGALRTMLEENGSIFNTSSDTEVVLHLIAISKARPFLLRIVDACEQLRGAYSMVFVTQDKLVAVRDPHGFRPLVMGRRSNGSVVFASETCALDLIEATYEREVFPGEVVVVDKDGVQSLCLMSHPEPKQCIFEHIYFSLPNSVVFGRSVYESRRVFGEILATEAPVECDVVIAVPDSGVVAALGYAAKAGVPFQQGLIRSHYVGRTFIEPSQKIRDFGVKLKLSPVRAVLEGKRVVVVDDSIVRGTTSSKIVRLLKEAGAKEVHMRIASPPIIGSCYYGVDTPSSEELISNRMKVEEIREFIGCDSLAFLPFDSLQGMLGTQAPNFCYACFTGNYPVEPREDKVKRVGDFMDDGMTGNFDSIDGAWIPANRIHKQERDKEFEGIVL; from the coding sequence ATGGCAGCCGCCAAGCCCTCACCCATTTCTTCCTCCATCTCCAGACCCACCCCTCTCCACCTTACCCCTCCTCAATCCTCCCCCTCTTTCTCCCCCAAAACCCTCCCAAAACCCTCTTACCCTCACAGAACCTCCCTTTCCCACTCCTCCCTCTCACACGCGCACCACTCCTCCTTCACCGCCCGCTCCCAAAACCCAATTTCCTCCTTTTTCTCTTCAACCAAGCAACACCCGGATGGCCGGTCCATTGACTACGACGACGACGAAAAGCCTCGGGAGGAGTGCGGCGTCGTCGGCATCTACGGCGACCCGGAGGCCTCTCGGCTCTGCTACTTGGCCCTCCACGCGCTCCAGCATCGCGGCCAGGAAGGGGCTGGGATTGTGTGTGTGCAGGACAACGTCCTTCAGTCCATTACCGGAGTTGGGTTGGTCTCCGAGGTCTTTAATCAGTCCAAGCTCGACCAGTTGCCTGGTGACTTGGCTATTGGGCACGTCAGGTACTCCACTGCTGGTCAATCTATGCTTAAGAATGTGCAGCCTTTTGTTGCAGGGTATAGGTTTGGGTCTGTTGGGGTTGCCCACAATGGTAATTTGGTAAATTATGGCGCCCTAAGAACTATGCTTGAAGAGAATGGGTCTATTTTTAATACCAGCTCTGATACAGAGGTGGTTCTTCACCTCATTGCAATTTCAAAGGCTAGGCCTTTTCTTTTGAGGATTGTTGATGCGTGTGAGCAGCTTCGGGGTGCTTATTCGATGGTGTTTGTGACCCAAGATAAGCTTGTTGCGGTTCGGGACCCACACGGGTTTCGGCCTTTGGTTAtggggaggaggagcaatggTTCTGTTGTTTTCGCCTCTGAGACTTGTGCGCTTGATTTGATTGAGGCTACATATGAGAGGGAGGTATTTCCGGGAGAGGTTGTGGTGGTGGACAAAGACGGAGTTCAGTCTCTCTGCCTTATGTCTCATCCTGAACCAAAACAATGTATATTTGAGCACATATACTTTTCTCTGCCGAATTCTGTTGTTTTCGGGCGTTCTGTGTACGAATCTCGTCGTGTGTTTGGTGAGATTCTTGCCACTGAGGCCCCGGTTGAGTGTGATGTTGTGATAGCAGTGCCTGATTCTGGGGTGGTGGCTGCGCTTGGTTATGCTGCCAAAGCTGGTGTGCCTTTTCAGCAGGGTTTGATTAGGTCTCACTATGTGGGAAGGACCTTCATTGAGCCATCACAGAAGATTAGGGACTTTGGCGTGAAGCTTAAGCTCTCTCCGGTCAGGGCTGTGTTGGAGGGTAAGAGGGTTGTGGTCGTGGATGACTCAATTGTGAGGGGAACTACGTCTTCGAAGATTGTTAGGTTGTTGAAGGAGGCAGGTGCTAAGGAAGTTCACATGAGGATTGCAAGCCCGCCTATTATAGGCTCCTGTTATTATGGTGTGGACACCCCAAGTTCTGAGGAGTTGATTTCAAATAGGATGAAAGTTGAGGAGATTAGGGAGTTCATCGGATGTGATTCACTTGCTTTTCTGCCATTTGATAGCTTGCAGGGGATGTTGGGAACACAAGCTCCCAACTTTTGTTATGCTTGCTTTACCGGAAATTACCCTGTGGAACCTAGAGAGGATAAAGTGAAACGGGTTGGTGATTTTATGGACGATGGCATGACTGGTAATTTTGATTCCATTGATGGTGCTTGGATTCCAGCAAATCGGATTCACAAACAGGAGAGGGATAAGGAATTTGAGGGGATTGTTCTTTGA